The Rhodococcus sp. X156 genome window below encodes:
- the mftE gene encoding mycofactocin biosynthesis peptidyl-dipeptidase MftE codes for MTGPTCFSTAGDLAGLTWPEVPADALLVVPVGSVEQHGPHLPLDTDARVASAVARELVRTTAGAVLAPAVPYGASGEHESFPGTISIGTEALRTLLVELGRSACRWAPRLVLVNGHGGNAQALVQAVRLLRQESRDVAWLPCAVPASAAHVPDAHAGRTETSLLLALHPADVRTAVAAAGATAPVATLMPALRAGGVRAVSANGVLGDPAGAHTAEGEQLLAALAEQAAGAVRRWAPDTNGMLS; via the coding sequence GTGACCGGGCCAACGTGTTTCAGCACCGCGGGTGACCTGGCCGGGCTCACCTGGCCGGAGGTGCCCGCCGACGCGCTGCTGGTGGTGCCGGTGGGCTCGGTGGAGCAGCACGGCCCGCACCTGCCGCTGGACACCGACGCTCGGGTGGCCAGTGCGGTGGCCCGGGAGCTGGTGCGCACCACCGCCGGCGCGGTGCTCGCGCCCGCGGTGCCCTACGGGGCGAGCGGGGAGCACGAGAGCTTCCCCGGCACCATCTCCATCGGCACCGAGGCGCTGCGCACCCTGCTCGTCGAGCTGGGCCGCTCCGCCTGCCGGTGGGCGCCCCGGCTGGTGCTGGTCAACGGCCACGGCGGCAACGCCCAGGCGCTGGTGCAGGCCGTGCGGCTGCTGCGCCAGGAGTCCCGCGACGTCGCCTGGCTGCCCTGCGCGGTGCCCGCCTCCGCCGCCCACGTCCCCGACGCCCACGCCGGGCGCACCGAGACCTCCCTGCTGCTGGCGCTGCACCCCGCCGACGTGCGCACCGCCGTCGCGGCCGCCGGAGCCACCGCCCCGGTGGCCACCCTGATGCCCGCGCTGCGAGCCGGCGGGGTGCGCGCGGTGAGCGCCAACGGGGTGCTGGGTGATCCGGCGGGCGCGCACACCGCGGAGGGCGAGCAGCTGCTGGCCGCGCTGGCCGAGCAGGCCGCTGGGGCCGTGCGCCGCTGGGCGCCCGACACCAACGGGATGCTGTCGTGA
- a CDS encoding DUF309 domain-containing protein encodes MTGQRPGRDRDEEGRARNARPRDGLGRPLPYGTAGVERAPEGLHRTPEQTLAEAQELLDAGMPFHAHEVLEDAWKLAPEPERALWRGLAQLAVGHTHCLRGNVRGAQALLTRAADVLAEQPAPGPHGVDVAGLVAWARELSAALPGGVPTDLSAPVLRRR; translated from the coding sequence ATGACGGGACAGCGGCCGGGGCGCGACCGCGACGAGGAGGGCCGGGCCCGCAACGCCCGTCCCCGCGACGGCCTTGGCCGGCCCCTGCCCTACGGCACCGCCGGGGTGGAGCGTGCGCCCGAGGGCCTGCACCGCACGCCGGAGCAGACCCTGGCGGAGGCGCAGGAGCTGCTGGACGCGGGCATGCCCTTTCACGCCCACGAGGTGCTCGAGGACGCCTGGAAGCTGGCGCCGGAGCCGGAGCGGGCGCTGTGGCGAGGCCTGGCCCAGCTGGCGGTGGGCCACACCCACTGCCTGCGCGGCAACGTCCGCGGAGCCCAGGCCCTGCTCACCCGCGCGGCCGACGTGCTGGCCGAGCAGCCCGCGCCCGGCCCGCACGGGGTGGACGTGGCCGGCCTGGTGGCGTGGGCCCGGGAACTGAGCGCGGCGCTGCCCGGCGGGGTGCCCACCGACCTCTCCGCGCCGGTGCTGCGCCGGCGCTGA
- a CDS encoding NDMA-dependent alcohol dehydrogenase — protein sequence MKTKAAVVVETGKPIELMELNLDGPRAGEVLIRYTHAGLCHSDVHIQHGDLEARLPMVLGHEGAGVIEEVGPGVTRVKAGDNVVCSFIPNCGVCHWCATGRQSICDMGANILEGYLPGPRFPYTGPDGDYGAMCMLGTFSQWGVIHQNSVVKVDDDLPLDKAVLVGCGVPTGWGSAVNTANVRPGDTVVVFGIGGIGINAVQGAAYAGAKNLIAVDPLENKREKAMELGATHAVATGEEAQQLAVDLTRGVGADSAIVTVGLVEQQVVSEAFNAIGKGGSVVLTGLNRLDVQNVQLPGSIMTLFRKSVKGSLFGDCNPTTDIPKILGLYQSGDLKLDELITRTYTLDQVNEGYSDLLEGKNVRGVIVHEHT from the coding sequence ATGAAGACCAAGGCCGCAGTAGTCGTCGAGACCGGCAAGCCCATCGAGCTGATGGAGCTCAACCTGGACGGGCCCAGAGCGGGGGAGGTGCTCATCCGCTACACCCACGCGGGTCTGTGCCACTCCGACGTCCACATCCAGCACGGCGACCTGGAGGCCCGGCTGCCCATGGTGCTCGGCCACGAGGGCGCAGGCGTCATCGAGGAGGTCGGTCCCGGCGTCACCCGGGTCAAGGCCGGGGACAACGTGGTCTGCTCGTTCATCCCCAACTGCGGGGTGTGTCACTGGTGCGCCACCGGCCGGCAGTCCATCTGCGACATGGGCGCCAACATCCTGGAGGGCTACCTGCCCGGGCCCCGCTTCCCGTACACCGGACCCGACGGCGACTACGGCGCGATGTGCATGCTCGGCACGTTCTCCCAGTGGGGCGTCATCCACCAGAACTCCGTGGTGAAGGTGGACGACGACCTGCCGCTGGACAAGGCGGTGCTGGTCGGCTGCGGCGTGCCCACCGGGTGGGGCTCGGCGGTGAACACCGCGAACGTGCGCCCCGGCGACACGGTGGTGGTCTTCGGCATCGGCGGGATCGGCATCAACGCCGTGCAGGGTGCGGCCTACGCCGGCGCCAAGAACCTCATCGCCGTCGACCCGCTGGAGAACAAGCGGGAGAAGGCGATGGAGCTCGGCGCCACGCACGCGGTGGCCACCGGCGAGGAGGCGCAGCAGCTGGCCGTCGACCTCACCAGGGGCGTGGGGGCGGACAGCGCCATCGTCACCGTCGGCCTGGTGGAGCAGCAGGTGGTGAGCGAGGCGTTCAACGCCATCGGCAAGGGCGGCAGCGTGGTGCTCACCGGGCTGAACCGGCTGGACGTGCAGAACGTGCAGCTGCCCGGCTCGATCATGACGCTGTTCCGCAAGAGCGTGAAGGGCAGCCTCTTCGGCGACTGCAACCCCACCACCGACATCCCAAAAATCTTGGGGCTGTACCAGAGTGGTGACCTCAAGCTGGACGAGCTGATCACCAGGACCTATACCCTCGACCAGGTGAACGAGGGCTACAGCGACCTGCTCGAGGGCAAGAACGTGCGCGGCGTGATCGTGCACGAGCACACGTGA
- a CDS encoding TetR/AcrR family transcriptional regulator: MPTPREQARTRTIADITRLGREHLAEHGAAGLSLRAIARDLGVVSSAVYRYVPSRDDLLTLLVVDAYAELGEAVTRAESDAPRTDLQARWRALAGAVRGWALAEPSRYGLVFGTPVPGYHAPAEQTTVPGTRVVALLLQLAADAEAAGCRPASSAGPVEPSLHADAERVRAELEVDVSDAMLTATVLVWVALFGAVSFEVFGQYGKDTFAQPEVLFAALVDLLAGVLGIGPT; this comes from the coding sequence GTGCCCACCCCGCGAGAACAGGCCCGCACCCGGACCATCGCCGACATCACCCGGCTGGGCCGCGAGCACCTGGCCGAGCACGGTGCCGCCGGGCTGAGCCTGCGCGCGATCGCTCGCGACCTGGGCGTGGTGTCCTCAGCCGTCTACCGCTACGTGCCCAGCCGCGACGACCTGCTCACCCTGCTGGTGGTGGACGCCTACGCCGAGCTGGGCGAGGCCGTCACCCGCGCCGAGTCGGACGCACCGCGCACCGACCTGCAGGCCCGCTGGCGGGCGCTCGCCGGGGCCGTCCGCGGCTGGGCGCTGGCCGAGCCGAGCCGGTACGGACTGGTGTTCGGCACCCCGGTGCCCGGCTACCACGCACCGGCCGAGCAGACCACCGTGCCGGGCACCCGGGTGGTCGCGCTGCTGCTGCAGCTGGCCGCGGACGCGGAGGCCGCCGGCTGCCGTCCCGCCAGCTCGGCGGGACCGGTCGAGCCGTCGCTGCACGCCGATGCCGAGCGCGTCCGGGCCGAGCTGGAGGTGGACGTGTCCGACGCGATGCTCACCGCCACCGTGCTGGTCTGGGTCGCCCTGTTCGGGGCGGTCAGCTTCGAGGTGTTCGGCCAGTACGGCAAGGACACCTTCGCCCAGCCCGAGGTCCTCTTCGCCGCGCTGGTGGACCTGCTGGCCGGCGTGCTCGGCATCGGGCCGACGTGA
- a CDS encoding EAL domain-containing protein, whose translation MSTDTRADAGPDRPAGRGVAAQIDLARLARLLAVVVEEHRDWRDLVRDVAEHLGALFASAVVAIDKVVVTDGSASITPLVLVPAAEEKVANHAALEEAVRTGRAVHLAGPDVLPQALAAGLPHVGICVPSADTTVLSLYRQSGTPFTTAEAELVTIVASYLSLVMRRLQRVAQLRNLAEHSVRIGTRRSEQDVLDLAVEGILPLLEADAACVVLLDDGRIARCVAQRGLNAELLSTWSGHLRPDLLHQLTQERRPLRLADIRNQLPERAGWRPRAGVTVPVEVDGTVVALLGAFRRSGWEFSSDDEYVLTLLASQVASAMTNARAVLTGERRRQAAESLGALSSALNSSLSAAEVASRFCAAMVEHSGADRSALLLLDDDSTRLVPMCVSPQQEGGFLARFRGPLGCIMVDEHPTLQQAVTGLRAVTAAVTDDASGAARWLHAQPLVVHGAAVGVVLLEWFAADRPQPQEMLGLIADMAGTALQHARLFERAEQSGLQLAALHDVAVAMNNDDDLGATLQRVAESTLQITGARTGWITLVDPDGVGATHVAVVGDPDIIKDSTVRGGTTANMHRNIGGWAVAHSRTAWVPNTAAGISEPPEAAEWLFDRTPGCVVVVPLPGRGGTSLGFLSLRHPEPYFLSRSCLPILQRFATETGLAVENHRELEARRSLERQLREQASVDPLTGLANRTRLGVLLGEALRRTDQEHCLGVVFLDLDRFKTINDSLGHAAGDELLTAVGQRLEAAVRPEDVVGRLGGDEFVVLLNRLARPTATAEAELVGGRILAALTEPFPVGQRSVFVSASIGLAVAHGSEHDAESLLREADIAMYRAKAAGKAQVAVYEPSMSVAGLLDMESDLRQALDRQELEVHYQTIVEVGTGRPVGIEALTRWNHCTRGAVPPDEFISLAEDTGLIRRLDQWVLETALRDVARVRQEWPEIGVNVNLSALHVHEPTLPARIRGLLKEHGVSPQALTLEITETASLWDPARTMGSLRDLRSLGVGVVVDDFGTGYSNFSYLKQLPLRGLKIDRSFVQNLDQDEDAAIVTALLTLSQTLGLEVIAEGVETAQQQEKLLELGCSRAQGFLFSRAEPVAVLLERLRVELAPA comes from the coding sequence TTGTCCACGGACACGAGAGCGGACGCGGGGCCGGACCGTCCTGCGGGCCGAGGCGTCGCGGCGCAGATCGACCTCGCCCGGCTGGCCCGCCTGCTGGCCGTGGTGGTCGAGGAGCACCGAGACTGGCGTGACCTCGTCCGCGACGTGGCCGAGCACCTGGGCGCGCTCTTCGCCAGCGCCGTGGTGGCGATCGACAAGGTGGTGGTGACCGACGGCTCCGCCAGCATCACGCCGCTCGTGCTGGTGCCGGCCGCCGAGGAGAAGGTCGCCAACCACGCCGCGCTCGAGGAGGCGGTGCGCACCGGTCGGGCAGTGCACCTGGCCGGACCCGACGTGCTGCCCCAGGCGCTCGCCGCCGGGCTGCCGCACGTGGGGATCTGCGTGCCGAGCGCGGACACCACGGTGCTCTCCCTGTACCGCCAGTCCGGCACCCCGTTCACCACGGCCGAGGCGGAGCTGGTGACCATCGTGGCCAGCTACCTGTCGCTGGTGATGCGCCGGCTGCAGCGGGTGGCCCAGCTGCGCAACCTGGCCGAGCACAGCGTCCGGATCGGCACGCGCCGCAGCGAGCAGGACGTGCTGGACCTCGCGGTGGAGGGAATCCTGCCGCTGCTGGAGGCCGATGCCGCCTGCGTGGTGCTGCTCGACGACGGGAGGATCGCCCGCTGCGTGGCCCAGCGTGGCCTGAACGCCGAGCTGCTCTCCACCTGGAGCGGACACCTGCGCCCGGACCTGCTGCACCAGCTGACGCAGGAGCGCCGGCCGCTGCGCCTGGCCGACATCCGCAACCAGCTCCCCGAGCGGGCCGGCTGGCGTCCCCGCGCGGGGGTGACCGTGCCGGTGGAGGTGGACGGCACGGTGGTGGCCCTGCTCGGGGCCTTCCGGCGCAGCGGCTGGGAGTTCAGCTCCGACGACGAGTACGTGCTGACGCTGCTCGCCAGCCAGGTCGCCTCCGCCATGACCAACGCCCGGGCGGTGCTCACCGGTGAGCGGCGTCGGCAGGCCGCCGAGTCGCTCGGTGCGCTGTCCTCGGCGCTCAACTCCAGCCTCAGCGCCGCCGAGGTGGCGAGCCGGTTCTGTGCCGCCATGGTGGAGCACTCCGGCGCCGACCGCTCCGCGCTGCTGCTGCTGGACGACGACAGCACCCGGCTGGTCCCGATGTGTGTGTCCCCGCAGCAGGAGGGCGGCTTCCTGGCGCGCTTCCGCGGCCCGCTCGGCTGCATCATGGTGGACGAGCACCCCACCCTGCAGCAGGCCGTGACCGGTCTGCGCGCGGTGACGGCCGCCGTCACCGACGACGCCAGCGGTGCTGCCCGCTGGCTGCACGCCCAACCCCTGGTGGTGCACGGCGCCGCCGTCGGGGTGGTGCTGCTGGAGTGGTTCGCCGCCGACCGGCCGCAGCCGCAGGAGATGCTCGGCCTCATCGCCGACATGGCCGGCACCGCGCTGCAGCACGCCCGGCTGTTCGAGCGCGCCGAGCAGAGCGGCCTGCAGCTGGCGGCGCTGCACGACGTGGCGGTGGCCATGAACAACGACGACGACCTCGGCGCCACCCTGCAGCGGGTGGCCGAGTCCACGCTGCAGATCACCGGGGCCCGCACCGGCTGGATCACCCTGGTCGACCCCGACGGGGTGGGGGCCACCCACGTGGCCGTCGTCGGCGACCCCGACATCATCAAGGACAGCACCGTCCGGGGCGGCACCACCGCCAACATGCACCGCAACATCGGGGGCTGGGCGGTGGCGCACTCCAGGACGGCCTGGGTGCCCAACACCGCCGCCGGCATCAGCGAGCCACCGGAGGCGGCCGAGTGGTTGTTCGACCGCACCCCCGGCTGTGTGGTGGTGGTGCCGCTGCCCGGCCGCGGCGGCACCTCGCTGGGGTTCCTGTCCCTGCGCCACCCCGAGCCGTACTTCCTCAGCCGCTCGTGCCTGCCGATCCTGCAGCGCTTCGCCACCGAGACCGGCCTGGCCGTGGAGAACCACCGTGAGCTCGAGGCCCGGCGCTCGCTGGAGCGCCAGCTGCGCGAGCAGGCCTCGGTGGATCCGCTGACCGGCCTGGCCAACCGCACCCGGCTGGGCGTCCTGCTGGGAGAGGCCCTGCGGCGCACCGATCAGGAGCACTGCCTCGGTGTGGTGTTCCTCGACCTCGACCGGTTCAAGACCATCAACGACAGCCTGGGCCACGCCGCCGGCGACGAGCTGCTCACCGCGGTGGGTCAGCGCCTGGAGGCGGCGGTGCGCCCGGAGGACGTGGTGGGCCGCCTCGGCGGCGATGAGTTCGTGGTGCTGCTCAACCGGCTGGCCCGACCCACCGCCACGGCCGAGGCCGAGCTGGTCGGCGGACGCATCCTGGCGGCGCTGACCGAGCCCTTCCCGGTGGGCCAGCGCTCGGTGTTCGTCTCCGCCAGCATCGGCCTGGCCGTGGCGCACGGCAGTGAGCACGACGCGGAGAGCCTGCTCCGCGAGGCCGACATCGCGATGTACCGCGCCAAGGCCGCGGGCAAGGCGCAGGTCGCCGTGTACGAGCCGTCCATGAGCGTGGCCGGCCTGCTGGACATGGAGAGCGACCTGCGCCAGGCGCTGGACCGCCAGGAGCTGGAGGTGCACTACCAGACCATCGTGGAGGTGGGCACCGGCCGGCCGGTGGGCATCGAGGCGCTGACGCGGTGGAACCACTGCACCCGCGGCGCGGTGCCACCGGACGAGTTCATCTCCCTGGCCGAGGACACCGGCCTGATCCGGCGGCTGGACCAGTGGGTGCTGGAGACCGCGCTGCGCGACGTCGCCCGCGTGCGCCAGGAGTGGCCCGAGATCGGCGTCAACGTCAACCTCTCGGCGCTGCACGTGCACGAGCCGACGCTGCCCGCGCGCATCCGTGGGCTGCTCAAGGAGCACGGGGTGAGCCCGCAGGCGCTCACCCTGGAGATCACCGAGACGGCGTCGCTGTGGGACCCCGCCCGCACCATGGGCAGCCTCCGCGACCTGCGCTCGCTCGGGGTGGGGGTGGTGGTGGACGACTTCGGCACCGGCTACTCCAACTTCAGCTACCTCAAGCAGCTGCCGCTGCGCGGGCTGAAGATCGACCGCAGCTTCGTGCAGAACCTGGACCAGGACGAGGACGCCGCCATCGTCACCGCCCTGCTCACCCTGAGCCAGACGCTGGGCCTGGAGGTGATCGCCGAAGGGGTGGAGACCGCGCAGCAGCAGGAGAAGCTGCTGGAGCTGGGATGCTCGCGCGCGCAGGGCTTCCTGTTCTCCCGGGCGGAGCCGGTGGCGGTGCTGCTGGAGCGGCTGCGGGTGGAGCTGGCCCCGGCCTGA
- the mftF gene encoding mycofactocin biosynthesis glycosyltransferase MftF (Members of this protein family, MftF, are glycosyltransferases, members of PF00535 (glycosyl transferase family 2). The encoding gene is found as part of the mycofactocin cassette, in Mycobacterium tuberculosis, many other Actinobacteria, and occasional members of other lineages. Mycofactocin itself, a putative redox carrier, is a heavily modified derivative of the C-terminal Val-Tyr dipeptide of the mycofactocin precursor MftA (TIGR03969).) codes for MSTPALPLGFRVQLDRRLWWLDRGAAVLGGSPPRLLRLRPAARERLAEQPMTVRDSASAALARTLLDAGVAHPRPVGGPTPEQVTVVVPVRDNAAGVQRLLAALTPGTPVVVVDDGSGSAHRRQLATVVAEHGAELVRHPTSRGPAAARNTGLARARTPFVAFLDSDVVPTPGWLTALLPHLADPAVALVAPRIVALPAGRGWVARYETLRSSLDLGPREAGVLPRSRVAYVPSAALLVRVAAVSGDERGCFAAEMSVAEDVDLCWRLHARGWRLRYEPAARVAHQHRTRVGTWLRRKAFYGTGAAPLAARHPRQVPPVVLAPWTAVAAALLLTGRRTGVTGAVVVTAVATVRLSRSLTGLHHPLATAAVLAPRGLYGALTQLASAAWRSYWPVTLLVAALSPRARRVLLAAGVLDGLADWATHRDTTPRRDGSAPSRLDPLRYLVAKRLDDLAYGTGLWWGALRAGEPAALRPELTR; via the coding sequence GTGAGCACCCCGGCCCTGCCGCTGGGCTTCCGGGTGCAGCTCGACCGCCGGCTGTGGTGGCTCGACCGGGGTGCGGCCGTCCTCGGTGGGTCCCCGCCGCGGCTGCTGCGGCTGCGCCCGGCCGCCCGAGAGCGGCTGGCCGAGCAGCCGATGACGGTGCGCGACAGTGCCAGCGCGGCGCTGGCCCGCACCCTGCTCGACGCCGGGGTGGCCCACCCGCGCCCCGTCGGCGGACCCACACCCGAGCAGGTGACGGTGGTGGTCCCGGTGCGCGACAACGCCGCCGGGGTGCAGCGGCTGCTGGCCGCGCTGACGCCCGGCACCCCGGTCGTGGTGGTCGACGACGGCTCCGGCAGCGCCCACCGGCGGCAGCTGGCGACGGTGGTGGCCGAGCACGGCGCCGAGCTGGTCCGCCACCCCACCAGCCGCGGCCCGGCCGCCGCCCGCAACACCGGCCTGGCCCGGGCCCGCACCCCGTTCGTGGCCTTCCTGGACTCCGACGTGGTGCCCACCCCCGGCTGGCTGACCGCGCTGCTGCCGCACCTGGCCGACCCGGCGGTGGCGCTGGTGGCCCCGCGGATCGTGGCGCTGCCGGCCGGGCGCGGCTGGGTGGCCCGCTACGAGACGCTGCGGTCCTCGCTGGACCTGGGCCCGCGCGAGGCGGGCGTGCTGCCGCGCAGCCGGGTGGCCTACGTGCCCAGCGCCGCGCTGCTGGTGCGGGTGGCCGCGGTCAGCGGCGACGAGCGCGGCTGCTTCGCCGCGGAGATGTCGGTGGCCGAGGACGTGGACCTGTGCTGGCGGCTGCACGCCCGCGGCTGGCGGCTGCGCTACGAGCCCGCCGCCCGGGTCGCCCACCAGCACCGCACGCGAGTAGGCACCTGGTTGCGCCGCAAGGCCTTCTACGGCACCGGTGCCGCCCCGCTGGCGGCGCGGCACCCCCGGCAGGTGCCGCCGGTGGTGCTGGCGCCGTGGACGGCGGTGGCGGCGGCGCTGCTGCTGACCGGACGGCGCACGGGCGTCACGGGTGCGGTGGTGGTGACGGCGGTGGCCACGGTGCGCCTGTCCCGCAGCCTCACCGGGCTGCACCACCCGCTGGCCACCGCGGCGGTGCTGGCCCCGCGCGGGCTGTACGGCGCGCTCACCCAGCTGGCGTCGGCGGCGTGGCGGTCGTACTGGCCGGTGACGCTGCTGGTGGCGGCGCTCTCCCCTCGAGCCCGGCGGGTGCTGCTGGCCGCGGGGGTGCTGGACGGGCTGGCGGACTGGGCCACCCACCGCGACACCACCCCCCGCCGGGACGGGTCAGCACCCTCCCGGCTCGACCCGCTGCGCTACCTGGTGGCCAAGCGGCTCGACGACCTGGCCTACGGCACGGGGCTGTGGTGGGGTGCGCTGCGGGCGGGGGAGCCGGCGGCGCTGCGCCCGGAGCTCACCCGGTGA
- a CDS encoding NAD-dependent epimerase/dehydratase family protein, giving the protein MSALHVITGAGPVGRTVATQLAHAGHHVRLLTRSGSGPRHENIERRAVDVHDESALRAAVDGATAVYHCAHAAYSAAAWATALPAMEQAVLRAAADSVVVFPESLYSYSEPSRPMTEDSPRAATGGKRGMRTELLRARQASATPTVSVVASDFFGPHVHTAHAGDRMVGAVLAGRTVRVMGSADQPHSFTYVPDYAGAMVAAAARPQVWGSVLHAPTGPALTQRQLVHALAEAAGVPATVRTLPSWVLRAGALVPGSLRELAEMLYQFEQPFVLDSRRSEELLGLAPTPLTQAVRETVAWWRTEQPNATGRR; this is encoded by the coding sequence ATGAGCGCACTGCACGTGATCACCGGCGCCGGCCCGGTCGGCCGCACCGTCGCCACCCAGCTGGCCCACGCCGGCCACCACGTCCGCCTGCTCACCCGCTCCGGCTCCGGTCCGCGGCACGAGAACATCGAGCGGCGCGCGGTGGACGTCCACGACGAGTCGGCGCTGCGCGCGGCCGTCGACGGAGCCACCGCCGTGTACCACTGCGCGCACGCCGCCTACTCCGCCGCAGCGTGGGCCACCGCGCTGCCTGCGATGGAGCAGGCGGTGCTGCGCGCGGCGGCCGACAGCGTGGTGGTGTTCCCGGAGAGCCTGTACTCCTACTCCGAGCCCTCCCGGCCGATGACCGAGGACAGCCCGCGGGCGGCCACCGGCGGCAAGCGCGGCATGCGCACCGAGCTCCTGCGCGCCCGGCAGGCCTCCGCCACGCCGACGGTGAGCGTGGTGGCCTCGGACTTCTTCGGCCCGCACGTGCACACCGCGCACGCGGGCGACCGGATGGTCGGGGCGGTGCTGGCCGGTCGCACGGTCCGGGTGATGGGCAGCGCCGACCAGCCGCACTCCTTCACCTACGTGCCCGACTACGCCGGCGCCATGGTGGCCGCGGCGGCCCGGCCGCAGGTGTGGGGCTCGGTGCTGCACGCCCCGACCGGTCCCGCGCTCACCCAGCGCCAGCTGGTGCATGCCCTGGCTGAGGCCGCCGGCGTGCCCGCCACGGTCAGGACTTTGCCGTCGTGGGTGCTGCGAGCGGGCGCCCTGGTGCCGGGCAGCCTGCGCGAGCTGGCCGAGATGCTCTACCAGTTCGAGCAGCCGTTCGTGCTCGACTCCCGCCGCAGCGAGGAGCTGCTCGGGCTGGCACCCACCCCGCTGACGCAGGCGGTGCGCGAGACGGTGGCGTGGTGGCGCACCGAGCAGCCGAACGCCACGGGCCGGCGCTGA
- a CDS encoding pseudouridine synthase: protein MSRGARGRATAPLPVRAGLNPTRLRLPDDGAWATVLDYLLHRFPDDAVRLREKVAGAEVLDAAGTPVTATSPLQPGGFVYLYRDPPTTEVRVPFEIEVLHRDENLLVVDKPHFLASTPRGVHVVESALVRLRRELDLPELSPVHRLDRLTAGVLVLTTRREVRGAYQGLFDRREVSKTYEAVAAHDPALALPRTVHSRIVKRRGVLTAQQVPGPANAETRVELVAVHGDRARYRLRPTTGRTHQLRVHLCSLGIPIVGDSFYPVVHDVPVDDYSSPLQLLARELSFTDPATGVRRTFTSRRRLALDPAPA from the coding sequence GTGAGCCGCGGCGCCCGCGGTCGCGCCACCGCGCCGCTGCCGGTGCGCGCCGGGCTCAACCCCACCCGGCTGCGCCTGCCCGACGACGGGGCCTGGGCCACCGTGCTCGACTACCTGCTGCACCGCTTCCCCGACGACGCGGTGCGGCTGCGGGAGAAGGTGGCCGGGGCAGAGGTGCTCGACGCCGCCGGCACCCCGGTGACCGCGACGTCGCCGCTGCAGCCCGGTGGGTTCGTCTACCTCTACCGGGACCCGCCCACCACCGAGGTGCGGGTGCCCTTCGAGATCGAGGTGCTGCACCGGGACGAGAACCTGCTGGTGGTGGACAAGCCGCACTTCCTGGCCAGCACCCCGCGTGGGGTGCACGTGGTGGAGTCGGCGCTGGTGCGGCTGCGGCGCGAGCTGGACCTGCCCGAGCTGAGCCCGGTGCACCGCCTGGACCGGCTCACCGCCGGGGTGCTGGTGCTGACCACTCGGCGCGAGGTGCGCGGGGCCTACCAAGGGTTGTTCGACCGCCGCGAGGTGAGCAAGACCTACGAGGCGGTGGCCGCGCACGACCCCGCGCTGGCGCTGCCTCGCACCGTGCACAGCCGCATCGTCAAGCGCCGCGGCGTGCTCACCGCCCAGCAGGTGCCCGGCCCGGCCAACGCCGAGACACGGGTGGAGCTGGTGGCGGTGCACGGTGACCGGGCCCGGTACCGGCTGCGCCCCACCACCGGGCGCACCCACCAGCTGCGGGTGCACCTGTGCTCGCTGGGCATCCCGATCGTCGGCGACAGCTTCTACCCAGTGGTGCACGACGTGCCGGTGGACGACTACTCCTCCCCGCTGCAGCTGCTGGCCCGCGAGCTCTCCTTCACCGACCCGGCCACCGGGGTGCGCCGGACGTTCACCAGCCGGCGGCGGCTGGCGCTGGATCCGGCACCGGCCTGA